In Rhodamnia argentea isolate NSW1041297 chromosome 4, ASM2092103v1, whole genome shotgun sequence, the following proteins share a genomic window:
- the LOC115752575 gene encoding uncharacterized protein LOC115752575 yields MIHAAMATLPSSAMTAVATPPPATVAFTTPQSYAQRLSHLLALKGHTPLWCPTLSVGPTRQTMSFLTSHLQPPALEPFSAIAFTSRAGIAAFSAAVADIQGSLLSARGCDTFIVAALGKDSELLDADFLSRICPNSRRIETLIPKVASPRGLVDSLGRGDQRRILCPVPLVVGIEEPPVVPEFISELEAKGWAAVRVGAYETRWLGEDCAEPIVSREEGEGLDAIVFTSSGEVEGLLKSLKAGFGWEWEDVRRRWPELVVAAHGPVTAAGAERLGVRVDVVGHKFESFGGVVEALSLKLQSAKEQP; encoded by the coding sequence ATGATTCACGCTGCGATGGCCACGTTACCATCATCCGCCATGACCGCCGTCGCCACTCCTCCTCCCGCCACCGTGGCCTTCACGACGCCCCAAAGCTACGCGCAGAGACTCTCCCACCTCCTCGCTCTCAAAGGCCACACTCCCCTCTGGTGCCCCACCCTCTCCGTGGGTCCAACCCGGCAGACAATGTCCTTCCTCACGTCCCACCTCCAGCCGCCGGCGCTCGAGCCCTTCTCCGCCATCGCCTTCACCTCTCGCGCCGGCATCGCCGCCTTCTCCGCCGCGGTCGCCGACATCCAGGGCTCGCTCTTGTCCGCCCGCGGCTGCGATACCTTCATCGTCGCGGCCCTCGGCAAGGACTCCGAGCTCCTGGACGCCGACTTCCTATCCCGGATTTGCCCCAATTCGAGACGGATCGAGACCCTAATCCCCAAAGTTGCGAGCCCTCGGGGGCTCGTGGACTCGCTCGGGCGAGGCGACCAGAGGAGAATCCTCTGCCCGGTCCCCCTGGTGGTCGGGATCGAGGAGCCGCCAGTGGTTCCGGAGTTCATCAGCGAACTGGAGGCGAAAGGCTGGGCGGCGGTCAGGGTCGGCGCGTACGAGACGCGGTGGCTGGGCGAGGATTGCGCGGAGCCTATCGTGAGCAGAGAGGAGGGCGAGGGATTGGATGCGATTGTTTTTACCAGTAGCGGAGAAGTGGAAGGCCTTCTGAAGAGCTTGAAGGCGGGTTTTGGGTGGGAGTGGGAGGACGTGAGGAGGAGGTGGCCGGAGTTGGTGGTGGCGGCACATGGGCCGGTGACGGCGGCGGGAGCGGAGAGGCTTGGGGTCCGGGTCGACGTGGTGGGCCACAAGTTTGAGAGCTTCGGGGGTGTTGTGGAGGCTCTTAGCCTGAAACTCCAGAGTGCAAAAGAACAACCTTGA